The nucleotide sequence GAGCGACCCTCGCGGGTTCCTACTGGAACGTCATCGGATCCGGTCCGATCCGCCCGTCGGCCCGATCGAGCGCGGCGATGGCCGCGTGGTCCTCTTGCGTGAGGGCAAAGCCGAACACGTCGATGTTCTCGTGCATTCGGGCAGGCGTCGCGGATTTCGGAATCGTCACGAAGCCGTTCTCGATGTGCCAGCGCAGCACCACCTGGGCCGGGCTGCGCCCGAGGCGGCCGGCGATCCGGGTGATGGCGGGATCGTCCAGCACCTGGGCCTGTCCCAGGGGACTCCAGGCCTCGGTGACGATGCCGAGCCGGGCATGGGCCGCCCGAAGCGCGTGCTGCTGAAAGCGCGGGTGCAGTTCGATCTGGTTGAGGGTCGGTGCGACACCGGTCTCGCCCACGAGCCGGTCGAGCTGACCCTCGGTGAAGTTCGAGACGCCGATCGAGGCCGCACGGCCTTCCTCGCGCAGGCGGATCAGGGCTCTCCACGTATCGAGATAGAGGCCCCGGTCGGGGCAGGGCCAATGGATCAAGTAGAGATCGACCTGCTCCAGCCCGAGCCGGGCGAGGCTCTCGTCGAAGGCGCGCAGCGCCGCGTCGTAGCCCTGGCTGTCGTTCCACAGCTTCGTCGTCACGAACACCTCGGCACGGGACACCACCGTCCCCCGTAGCCCGCGCCCGACGCCGGCTTCATTGCCGTAGGCCGCGGCGGTGTCGATCGAGCGGTAGCCGCTGCCGAGGGCCGTGCCGACGAGGGCCGGCGTCTCGGCTTCCTGCAAACGCCAGACGCCGAAGCCGAGTTGAGGGATGGACCGTCCATCGTTGAGGGCGATCTGCGGGACGGGATCGGGGGCTGCCATGGCGTCTTTGTTCTCATGCGCGGCCCGGGCGAAGAGCCGGGGGCGGGGCCGAGAGAATCGGCACGATCCTGCCTGCCGTACAGGCATCCTTCCGGGGGGGCAGGCCTGCGCGCGCGTCAGGGCCCGGTCCGCACAGCCTCCGCCACCGCTTCGGGATCGGGCATTCGGACGAGGTGCAGATAGGCCGGATCGAAGTCGCAGAATCCCCGCAGGCGGGCAACGTTGGGGACGTGCAACTGGCGATCCTTCAACTGGATCAGTCCGGCCAGTCGCAGGTCGCGCAGGATGCGGCTCACATGGATCGTCGTGATGCCGAGGATGTCGGCGAGCATCGGCTGGGTGAGAGGCAGCGGGCAGTCCCGTTCGCCGGCAGCGCCGACGAGTTGTTGGCGCAGCAGCAACTCGCAGAACAGGTGGGCGATGCGCTTGTCGGCAGGGCGTTGGCCCATGCTGGCGAGCCATTCCCGCAGGATGCTCTCGTCGACGAGCGTCGCCCACCACAGGGCCCGGGCGAGGCGGGAATCGCGGAAGACCAGAGAATCGACCTGCTCCTGGGGGACGTCGGCGACGATGCAGGGGGTCAGCGCGGCGATGTAATGGTCGGACGGGCCGAGCACGATCGATTGCAGGTCGCAGAAATCGCCTGGCAGCAGCAGGCCTATGATCTGGCGCTGCCCGTCATCGATGATTTTGTAGCGGAAGGCGACGCCTTCGAGGATGAGGTGGACGCCGGCCGCCACATCCCCCGCCCGCACGATGTCCTGCTGTGGGTCTAGGCTGCGCTTGCCCCTCGCCAGATCGGCGAGCAGGGCCCGGTCTCCGGCGTCGAGGTCCGGGCCGTGGCGAAGCCTGAGGATCAGAGGGTTGCTGCGCGAAGGCAGCACGGTCGCGTCCATGGACGCTCAACGCGGAACGCTCCGTTCCGTGCCATCGAAACGCGATGCCATCCTGCGGGGAAACCGCCCTCGGAAGGCGGTGTTCCCGCAAGCCCGTCAGTCGTCTTCCGGGACTCAGGCCGCCTTCCAGCGCCGGGCGGTGTGGTTGCCGAAGGCGCGAG is from Methylorubrum sp. B1-46 and encodes:
- a CDS encoding Crp/Fnr family transcriptional regulator, whose product is MDATVLPSRSNPLILRLRHGPDLDAGDRALLADLARGKRSLDPQQDIVRAGDVAAGVHLILEGVAFRYKIIDDGQRQIIGLLLPGDFCDLQSIVLGPSDHYIAALTPCIVADVPQEQVDSLVFRDSRLARALWWATLVDESILREWLASMGQRPADKRIAHLFCELLLRQQLVGAAGERDCPLPLTQPMLADILGITTIHVSRILRDLRLAGLIQLKDRQLHVPNVARLRGFCDFDPAYLHLVRMPDPEAVAEAVRTGP
- a CDS encoding aldo/keto reductase, translating into MAAPDPVPQIALNDGRSIPQLGFGVWRLQEAETPALVGTALGSGYRSIDTAAAYGNEAGVGRGLRGTVVSRAEVFVTTKLWNDSQGYDAALRAFDESLARLGLEQVDLYLIHWPCPDRGLYLDTWRALIRLREEGRAASIGVSNFTEGQLDRLVGETGVAPTLNQIELHPRFQQHALRAAHARLGIVTEAWSPLGQAQVLDDPAITRIAGRLGRSPAQVVLRWHIENGFVTIPKSATPARMHENIDVFGFALTQEDHAAIAALDRADGRIGPDPMTFQ